The proteins below come from a single Bacteroidota bacterium genomic window:
- a CDS encoding PD-(D/E)XK nuclease family transposase — protein MTEFKERYINPFTDYGFKRLFGEEPNKDLLLDFLNELLKDQEGKITELSYLPNEKLPISVGDRRAIFDIYCTNAEGEQFIVEIQKAEQSRSFGIKDRTIFYSTFPIQEQARNKDRFWNFELKAVYTIGILDFVFE, from the coding sequence TAAATCCATTTACCGACTACGGTTTTAAAAGACTATTTGGTGAAGAACCCAATAAGGATTTATTATTGGATTTTTTAAATGAACTGCTAAAAGACCAAGAAGGAAAAATTACCGAATTATCATATTTGCCAAATGAAAAATTACCAATATCAGTAGGCGACAGAAGAGCAATATTTGATATTTATTGCACAAATGCAGAAGGAGAACAGTTTATTGTTGAAATTCAAAAGGCAGAGCAGTCCCGAAGTTTCGGGATCAAAGACCGAACGATTTTTTATTCAACTTTTCCAATTCAAGAACAGGCAAGAAATAAAGACAGATTTTGGAATTTTGAGTTAAAAGCAGTTTATACAATTGGAATTTTAGACTTTGTGTTTGAAGA